The Triticum dicoccoides isolate Atlit2015 ecotype Zavitan chromosome 6A, WEW_v2.0, whole genome shotgun sequence genome has a window encoding:
- the LOC119318518 gene encoding flavonoid O-methyltransferase-like protein Os11g0303600, which produces MAGQAEKVFVPTDDELLQAQSNLWRHSLCYLTPMSLRCAVDLGVPTAIHRLGGAASPSELVAALSLPASKLPFLARLLRQLATAGVFTSTDAGTYRLNPLSYLLVDGVLIDGDASQTAIVRAAASRYYVEAAMGLADWFRKDFDGPVPSPFEDVHGAAIFEESMALLDPEMDQLIHDAVAAHDHMGIGPVLRQCSELFEGLETLTDCGGGDGTTARSIVEAYPHIKCTVLDLPKVMDKVLLPAEEGAVKYVSGDLFHVVPPAQAVLLKLVLHFWSDEDCIKILAQCKKAVPPRDAGGKVIVIDIVLGSVSAGPMLETQHLMDMLMLVMTRGRQREEKDWSDIFTKAGFSGYKIVKKLGARAVIEVYP; this is translated from the exons ATGGCAGGTCAGGCCGAGAAGGTGTTCGTCCCCACCGACGACGAGCTGCTCCAGGCGCAGTCCAACCTCTGGCGCCACAGCCTCTGCTACCTCACGCCCATGTCGCTCCGCTGCGCCGTCGACCTCGGCGTCCCCACCGCCATCCACCGCCTTGGCGGCGCCGCGTCCCCGTCCGAGCTCGTCGCCGCCCTGTCCCTGCCCGCCTCCAAGCTGCCGTTCCTCGCCCGCCTGCTCCGCCAGCTCGCCACGGCGGGCGTCTTCACCTCCACCGACGCCGGAACGTACCGCCTCAACCCGCTCTCGTACCTCCTCGTGGACGgcgtcctcatcgacggcgacgcCAGCCAGACCGCCATCGTGCGCGCCGCGGCCTCGCGCTACTACGTCGAGGCCGCCATGGGGCTGGCGGACTGGTTCAGGAAGGACTTTGATGGACCTGTGCCGTCGCCGTTCGAGGACGTGCATGGCGCGGCCATCTTCGAGGAGAGCATGGCGCTCCTCGACCCGGAGATGGATCAGCTGATCCACGACGCGGTGGCTGCCCACGACCACATGGGGATCGGCCCCGTGCTCCGGCAGTGCAGTGAGCTGTTCGAGGGGCTTGAGACTCTCACTGACTGCGGTGGTGGCGATGGGACGACGGCTAGGTCCATCGTCGAGGCCTACCCGCACATCAAGTGCACTGTTCTGGACCTTCCAAAGGTCATGGACAAAGTTCTTCTTCCCGCTGAAGAAGGAGCGGTGAAGTATGTTTCTGGTGACCTGTTCCACGTCGTCCCACCTGCTCAAGCCGTGTTGCTCAAG CTTGTTCTGCACTTCTGGAGCGACGAGGATTGCATCAAgatcctcgcacaatgcaagaaggCCGTTCCTCCCCGAGACGCGGGAGGGAAAGTCATCGTCATAGACATTGTGCTTGGCTCGGTTTCTGCAGGGCCAATGCTGGAAACCCAGCACCTCATGGATATGCTCATGCTCGTGATGACGAGAGGCCGACAGCGGGAAGAGAAGGACTGGAGCGACATCTTCACCAAGGCAGGGTTCAGTGGCTATAAGATTGTCAAGAAGCTAGGAGCTCGAGCTGTGATTGAGGTCTATCCATAA